The following proteins come from a genomic window of Winogradskyella sp. PC-19:
- a CDS encoding efflux RND transporter permease subunit, which yields MRISSFKIFAFTIILIITGLFVIPQLSVKLNSSRSLPSITVSYVWPNASPYILERDVTSVLESGFSIIKGLQKLDSKSSKGNGSVTLNFDKYTDIDIARFEVATIIRQLYKQLPERTSYPVISANRPNDETQRAFLSYSINAKDTPYDIQETVKTQIEPVIGAMKGADKTTVYGANPKEYLLTYNTNLLKTLEFRKQDIITALNTWFGKQSLGDVVYNEEYITLSIQPQNTTVDWHIPIKKVSDRLVYLDEVTTVKEQEQEATSYYRINGENAVTLSVYATKNANTIALAHAIDKRLIELEQNLPQDYNLIKSYDSTIYLEAELSKIYERSLYTVIILLLFILLISKSIRYLWVTILSLVANIAIAFLLYYAFAIEIQLYSLAGITISLGLIIDNSIVMIDHIRHQNNKSVFVPILASTLTTIGALSIIHFLNEKYKVNLIDFALVIIINLSVSLGVTLYLIPALLEKLKLPRKKEKQWALNLKQKFYKSYQNTIRFQLRFKKMSIVVIILIFGLPVFMLPQKLDANETWYEKTYNTTLGNEWYLENARPFLDKYLGGSFRLFSYYVFDSAYYGRNEQTKLYVSASMEKGATVDQMNTVFIELENYLSQFGEIKQYNTSVYGGDYATIEVVFKEKYEESSFPFLLKSRLIRKALDFGGIDWNIYGVGNGFNNGGSSNEPVKFSVKAKGYNYDALNVWADSLKVALLEHPRIQKVLVRENSAYAKAPSYEYRFTLDKERLALASVSPQRVVDELKGLTLSKTQDISLNIKGKYTPIRLESNDAKAYDIWHIKNTPLDSLSKPIVLKDIAKVVKEREEENIYKENQEYLRLVEFQYTGAAKFGSKFLNEKLEELETKLPLGFTFERSEQQWYFNQDKNSNYGFLLVLVLSIIYLICSILFESLKQPFIILSVIPISFIGVFLTFYLFDFNFDQGGLASFVLLSGITVNASIFIINGFNKLRKTFPEKDSILLYIEAFKQKIFPILLTVVSTILGFIPFVKDGQNEVFWFALGVGTIGGLIFSLVGILFYLPVFTLKK from the coding sequence TTGAGAATATCCTCTTTTAAAATATTCGCTTTTACAATTATCTTAATTATCACAGGTCTTTTTGTTATACCTCAACTTTCTGTAAAACTAAATTCGAGTAGGAGCTTACCATCAATTACTGTTTCTTACGTTTGGCCTAATGCATCACCATATATTTTAGAACGTGATGTAACATCAGTTTTGGAAAGTGGCTTTAGTATTATAAAAGGATTACAAAAGTTAGATTCTAAATCATCTAAAGGTAATGGAAGTGTTACCTTAAATTTTGATAAGTATACAGATATTGATATTGCTCGTTTTGAGGTTGCCACAATAATACGCCAATTGTATAAACAACTTCCTGAGCGTACATCTTACCCAGTTATCAGTGCTAATAGACCTAATGACGAGACCCAGCGCGCTTTTTTAAGTTACAGTATTAATGCTAAGGACACGCCTTATGATATTCAAGAAACTGTAAAAACACAGATAGAACCTGTAATTGGTGCTATGAAAGGTGCAGATAAAACCACGGTTTATGGTGCTAACCCTAAAGAATATTTACTAACCTATAATACTAATTTACTAAAAACACTAGAGTTTCGTAAGCAGGATATTATTACAGCTCTAAATACTTGGTTTGGTAAACAATCCTTAGGAGATGTTGTTTACAATGAAGAATATATTACATTGTCTATACAACCACAAAACACCACCGTAGATTGGCATATACCTATTAAAAAAGTAAGTGATAGACTGGTCTATCTGGATGAAGTAACGACTGTAAAAGAGCAGGAGCAAGAGGCTACAAGCTATTACAGGATTAACGGTGAAAATGCCGTTACATTATCTGTTTACGCTACTAAGAATGCAAATACAATTGCGTTGGCGCATGCTATTGACAAGAGGCTAATTGAATTAGAGCAAAATTTGCCTCAGGATTATAACCTTATTAAATCTTATGATAGCACGATATATCTTGAGGCTGAGCTTTCTAAAATATATGAACGCTCGTTATATACTGTAATAATTCTATTACTATTCATTTTGTTAATAAGCAAAAGTATTAGATATCTATGGGTTACTATACTAAGCTTAGTAGCAAACATAGCTATTGCATTTTTACTATACTACGCGTTTGCTATAGAAATACAGTTGTATTCCTTAGCCGGTATTACCATCTCACTAGGACTTATTATTGATAATAGTATTGTAATGATAGACCATATAAGGCATCAAAACAACAAGAGCGTTTTTGTGCCTATTCTAGCTTCAACATTAACTACTATTGGGGCTTTATCTATTATTCACTTTTTAAATGAAAAATATAAAGTTAATCTGATTGATTTTGCATTGGTTATTATAATTAATCTAAGTGTTTCTTTGGGTGTTACTCTATATCTCATACCTGCTTTGTTAGAAAAGCTAAAACTCCCTAGAAAAAAAGAAAAACAATGGGCTTTAAATTTAAAACAGAAGTTTTATAAGAGTTACCAAAATACTATTAGGTTTCAGTTACGTTTTAAAAAGATGAGTATTGTAGTTATCATTCTTATTTTTGGTCTCCCAGTTTTTATGTTGCCGCAAAAGTTAGATGCTAATGAGACTTGGTACGAGAAGACCTATAATACTACTCTAGGTAATGAATGGTATCTCGAAAATGCGCGCCCTTTTTTAGACAAGTATCTGGGTGGGTCATTTCGGTTATTTAGTTATTATGTATTTGATAGTGCCTATTATGGTCGTAATGAACAGACAAAGCTTTATGTTTCTGCATCGATGGAGAAAGGAGCAACAGTAGATCAAATGAATACTGTCTTTATTGAGTTGGAGAATTATCTATCTCAATTTGGAGAGATAAAACAATACAATACGTCTGTGTATGGTGGAGATTACGCTACAATTGAGGTTGTGTTTAAAGAAAAATATGAGGAATCCTCTTTTCCATTTTTATTAAAATCTAGGTTGATACGAAAAGCTTTAGACTTTGGAGGTATCGATTGGAATATCTATGGTGTAGGAAATGGGTTTAACAATGGAGGTAGCTCGAATGAGCCTGTAAAATTCTCTGTAAAAGCCAAAGGTTATAACTATGATGCATTAAATGTTTGGGCAGATAGTTTAAAAGTAGCTTTGTTAGAACATCCGCGTATTCAAAAAGTCCTGGTTAGAGAAAATAGTGCTTATGCAAAAGCACCATCTTATGAGTATAGATTTACACTAGATAAAGAGCGTTTAGCCTTAGCAAGCGTATCTCCTCAACGCGTAGTTGATGAACTTAAAGGGTTAACCTTGTCTAAAACTCAGGATATTTCTTTAAATATTAAAGGGAAATACACCCCTATACGTTTAGAGTCTAATGATGCTAAAGCTTACGATATTTGGCATATAAAAAATACGCCTTTAGATAGTTTAAGCAAACCAATAGTGCTTAAAGATATTGCTAAGGTTGTTAAAGAACGTGAAGAAGAAAATATATATAAAGAAAATCAAGAATATCTCCGATTAGTAGAGTTTCAATACACAGGTGCAGCTAAGTTTGGCTCAAAGTTTTTAAATGAAAAGCTAGAAGAATTAGAAACAAAATTACCCTTAGGCTTTACTTTTGAGCGTTCTGAGCAGCAATGGTATTTTAATCAAGATAAGAATAGCAACTATGGTTTTTTGTTAGTTCTAGTATTAAGTATTATTTATTTGATTTGCTCTATATTGTTTGAAAGTTTAAAACAACCCTTTATTATTTTAAGTGTCATCCCCATTTCTTTTATCGGTGTGTTTTTAACGTTTTATTTATTTGATTTTAATTTTGATCAGGGTGGACTAGCGAGTTTTGTTTTACTAAGTGGAATAACTGTAAATGCATCAATATTTATTATTAATGGTTTTAATAAATTACGAAAAACTTTTCCTGAAAAGGATAGTATATTACTCTATATAGAAGCTTTTAAGCAAAAGATTTTTCCAATATTATTGACGGTAGTTTCTACAATACTTGGATTTATCCCATTTGTAAAAGATGGACAAAATGAAGTCTTTTGGTTTGCTTTGGGTGTTGGTACTATAGGTGGTCTAATTTTTTCTTTGGTCGGGATATTATTTTATTTACCTGTCTTTACTTTGAAAAAATAG
- a CDS encoding S26 family signal peptidase, with the protein MFMLGDNRHNSIDSRSYGFVPESYIQGKVVKAF; encoded by the coding sequence ATGTTTATGTTAGGAGATAATCGACACAATTCTATCGATTCACGAAGCTATGGTTTTGTTCCAGAAAGTTATATACAAGGGAAAGTAGTTAAGGCGTTTTAA
- a CDS encoding response regulator, with protein sequence MKNKHSILIVDDHLMIIDGYKTALKFGFSNFSDAKLNVDYATNFKGAIEKIKQTNKETFYDLVVLDLSIPKCSISNMNTGEDLGKWIRLTSPKTKLLVLTAYDDAFRINSVLNSLKPEGFLLKGEISSLDFITAVIKLLQNKVYYGNKITKLLNNKSNQSYKIDKVDIQILNEMSNGTKNIDLPKYIPMSKSGIEKRKRQLKRYFKVKDDCNRELILIAKEKGYI encoded by the coding sequence ATGAAAAATAAACATTCTATTTTAATCGTCGATGACCATTTAATGATAATCGACGGCTACAAAACAGCTTTAAAATTTGGATTTTCAAATTTTAGTGATGCTAAACTAAATGTAGACTATGCTACCAATTTTAAAGGTGCTATTGAAAAAATTAAGCAAACAAATAAAGAAACTTTCTATGATTTAGTTGTATTAGATTTAAGCATTCCAAAATGTAGTATTAGTAACATGAATACTGGCGAAGATTTAGGTAAATGGATACGATTAACTTCTCCTAAAACCAAATTGTTAGTGCTTACAGCTTATGATGACGCTTTTAGAATTAATAGTGTTTTAAACTCATTAAAACCAGAAGGGTTTTTACTCAAAGGAGAGATATCATCCTTAGATTTTATTACTGCTGTTATTAAGCTCTTACAAAATAAAGTCTATTATGGGAATAAAATAACCAAACTATTAAACAATAAATCAAATCAAAGCTACAAAATTGATAAGGTAGATATTCAAATATTAAATGAAATGTCTAATGGCACAAAAAACATAGATTTGCCTAAATACATACCAATGTCAAAGTCTGGTATAGAAAAAAGAAAACGTCAGCTTAAAAGGTATTTTAAAGTAAAGGATGACTGTAACCGCGAACTTATACTAATAGCCAAAGAAAAAGGGTATATCTAA
- a CDS encoding type III pantothenate kinase, with protein sequence MNLIVDVGNTRVKFAVFDNNLLKWKKSFLLSDLKTEFEAVIKQFPKTKRAIVSSVGRLSKKDIAIIKKDLKLLELDSETEVPFQNNYKTPKTLGVDRIALVSGSVLKSPDQNVLIIDAGTCITYDFITDKNVYLGGAISPGLRLRYKSLNNLTANLPLLETKVPKRITGNTTESSIHSGVVLGTIYEIDGIVKAYSEKYSDLTVILTGGDAKMLSKQLKSSIFANSDFLLEGLNYILEFNS encoded by the coding sequence ATGAATCTTATAGTAGACGTCGGTAATACGCGTGTGAAATTTGCAGTTTTTGATAATAATCTTCTCAAATGGAAGAAGAGTTTCCTGCTTTCTGACTTAAAAACAGAATTTGAAGCTGTAATAAAACAATTCCCAAAAACTAAAAGGGCGATAGTATCTTCTGTAGGTCGCTTATCTAAAAAAGATATTGCTATCATAAAAAAAGATTTAAAACTCCTTGAATTAGATTCAGAAACAGAAGTTCCTTTTCAAAATAATTATAAAACACCAAAAACTCTAGGTGTTGATAGAATTGCCTTAGTTAGTGGCTCTGTGCTAAAATCCCCAGATCAAAATGTATTAATTATTGATGCTGGCACTTGTATTACTTACGATTTTATTACAGATAAAAATGTATACCTAGGCGGTGCTATATCTCCAGGGCTAAGACTACGCTATAAGTCTTTGAATAATTTAACAGCAAATTTACCGTTGTTAGAGACTAAGGTTCCAAAAAGGATAACCGGTAATACTACAGAATCATCTATTCATTCAGGTGTAGTTTTAGGAACAATCTATGAGATTGATGGTATTGTTAAGGCATACAGCGAAAAATATTCAGATTTAACAGTTATTTTAACAGGAGGAGATGCCAAAATGTTGTCTAAACAATTAAAAAGTAGCATATTTGCCAACTCGGATTTTCTGCTTGAAGGTCTAAATTATATTCTAGAATTTAATTCGTAA
- a CDS encoding tetratricopeptide repeat protein: protein MKTKITLILIALVFGFNTSYGQQDEECMNHLSIFSSYVKNKKYDEAYESWMKVKTKCPQFNRNIYVGGEKILDHKIKNATGAEKVQFIKDQLALFDDYNKYYASKLPLGKLQYEKGNLSYTFKKELGLSDEELYKIFDKGYTEDLKNFKDAKALYTYFTLKVNMYEKSSKSTKDTQDLFDKYDDITDKIEYEVGKASEGLNKIITKEESGATLTKKEGQYKRFYEQTLSAYDKISGSLDTKISELATCEVLIPLYQKDFEENKNDTKWLQRAMNKMGQKDCTDDPMFEKLVAQKNTVQPDATTAYYLGVLNEKKGNMSEANKYYTQAESLETDPIKKWKFVYARADKNRKAGRLGKARQLYREALKLNPSNKNPYLRIAGMYASSANNCGSDAFAKRAVYWAAANEAAKAGGSGASAVKRYKALAPDKTMVFSKGMNSGDSIKIGCWIGVTVRVP, encoded by the coding sequence ATGAAGACTAAAATTACATTAATCCTTATAGCTCTTGTCTTTGGCTTTAACACAAGTTACGGTCAGCAAGACGAAGAGTGTATGAATCACCTGTCTATTTTCAGTTCTTATGTAAAGAACAAAAAATATGACGAAGCCTATGAGTCTTGGATGAAAGTGAAGACTAAATGCCCTCAATTTAATAGAAATATTTATGTAGGTGGTGAAAAAATCTTAGATCACAAAATCAAGAATGCAACAGGTGCAGAAAAAGTACAGTTTATTAAAGATCAGTTAGCCTTATTTGATGATTACAATAAATATTACGCATCTAAGCTTCCGTTAGGAAAATTACAATACGAAAAAGGAAATCTATCTTATACCTTTAAAAAGGAGTTAGGTTTATCTGATGAAGAGCTTTATAAGATTTTTGATAAAGGATATACAGAAGATTTAAAGAACTTTAAAGATGCAAAAGCTTTATATACATATTTTACTCTTAAGGTTAATATGTATGAAAAAAGTTCAAAGTCAACAAAAGATACTCAAGACTTATTTGATAAGTATGATGATATAACTGATAAGATCGAATATGAGGTTGGTAAAGCTTCTGAAGGCTTGAATAAAATTATTACAAAAGAAGAATCTGGGGCAACTTTAACAAAAAAAGAAGGTCAGTATAAGCGCTTTTACGAACAAACTCTGAGTGCTTATGATAAAATCTCAGGAAGTTTGGATACAAAAATTTCTGAATTAGCAACTTGCGAAGTTCTTATTCCTTTATATCAAAAAGATTTTGAAGAAAATAAAAATGATACAAAGTGGTTACAACGTGCAATGAATAAGATGGGACAGAAAGATTGTACTGATGATCCAATGTTCGAAAAATTAGTAGCTCAGAAAAATACTGTTCAGCCTGATGCAACAACTGCATACTACTTAGGTGTTTTGAACGAGAAAAAAGGCAACATGTCTGAAGCTAACAAATATTATACACAAGCAGAAAGCCTTGAAACTGACCCAATTAAAAAGTGGAAATTTGTTTATGCAAGAGCTGATAAAAACAGAAAAGCAGGTAGATTAGGTAAAGCAAGACAATTATACAGAGAAGCATTAAAGCTTAACCCATCAAACAAAAATCCTTATTTAAGAATTGCAGGTATGTATGCATCAAGTGCCAATAATTGTGGTTCTGATGCGTTTGCTAAAAGAGCCGTGTATTGGGCAGCAGCAAATGAAGCAGCAAAAGCTGGTGGTTCTGGTGCTAGTGCAGTAAAAAGATACAAAGCTTTAGCTCCTGATAAAACTATGGTTTTTTCTAAAGGAATGAATTCTGGTGATTCAATCAAAATTGGATGTTGGATTGGAGTTACTGTTCGTGTACCTTAA
- the lptC gene encoding LPS export ABC transporter periplasmic protein LptC, whose translation MKIKKIHIIFNTVTALVVTVFFSCKNNFKDVQQVGVLQNEPVGVADTINLKYTDSFQLRANLLSPKMLDYSNRDFAFSEFPKGVELIIYDNDGNKSRIFADYAIVYSETDLVDLRGNVILATHKKDSLFTEQMYFDQTKEWVFTNKNVRLRSEGTDINGIGFDSDRNFEEYEMLAMQGDIEVNN comes from the coding sequence ATGAAAATAAAAAAAATACATATTATATTTAATACAGTCACGGCATTAGTCGTGACTGTATTTTTTTCATGTAAAAATAACTTCAAGGATGTTCAGCAAGTAGGTGTATTACAAAACGAGCCTGTTGGAGTTGCAGATACCATTAATTTAAAGTACACAGATTCTTTTCAGTTAAGAGCAAATTTATTGAGTCCAAAAATGCTCGATTATTCTAATCGTGATTTTGCATTCTCAGAATTCCCAAAAGGAGTGGAGCTAATAATTTATGATAATGACGGTAACAAGAGTAGAATCTTTGCCGATTATGCCATAGTTTACAGCGAAACAGATTTAGTGGATTTAAGAGGTAACGTCATCTTAGCAACTCATAAAAAAGATTCGTTGTTTACCGAACAGATGTATTTTGACCAGACAAAAGAATGGGTTTTTACAAATAAAAATGTCCGATTACGCTCTGAAGGAACAGATATCAACGGCATTGGCTTTGATTCAGACAGAAACTTTGAAGAATACGAGATGTTAGCTATGCAAGGTGATATCGAAGTCAATAATTAA
- a CDS encoding hemolysin family protein — protein MTTDAIIIILSLVLSAFFSGMEIAYVSANKIHIELEKKQGDFLGKLLGKLTAKPSKYITTMLIGNNIALVIYGFKMGEVLVQWFKTFIPSEYNIINYLFLDLELLSQTVISTLVILLTAEFLPKVFFQIYSNTLLKFFALPAYIFYQLFSFISEFVIRISDFILKTFFKTEGDAVELALTKVELGNFITEQMESVEEHDEVDSEIQIFQNALEFTEVKAREVMVPRTEITAIDISDSIENLRQLFVDTGYTKILVYKDSMDDILGYVHSFELFKKPKSIKSILIKVVFVPETILIKDVLNLLTKKRKSIAVVIDEYGGTSGVMTVEDIIEELFGEIEDEHDSVALTEEQLAEDSYNFSARLEVDYLNETYKINLPEGESYETLGGLIVNHTEEIPQLKETIIIKNFKFTITEVSSTKIDSVHLKLIPED, from the coding sequence ATGACGACTGATGCTATAATAATCATTCTTTCATTAGTATTATCCGCCTTTTTTTCAGGAATGGAAATTGCTTATGTTTCGGCAAATAAAATTCACATAGAGTTAGAGAAGAAACAAGGTGATTTTTTAGGTAAATTATTAGGAAAACTTACAGCAAAGCCATCAAAGTATATTACGACGATGCTCATTGGTAATAATATAGCTCTTGTAATTTATGGTTTTAAAATGGGTGAGGTTTTGGTACAATGGTTCAAAACTTTTATACCGTCAGAGTATAATATTATTAATTATCTGTTTTTAGATTTAGAGTTATTATCACAAACTGTAATTTCTACTTTAGTCATTTTACTTACAGCAGAATTTTTACCAAAAGTGTTTTTTCAGATTTATTCTAATACTTTACTTAAGTTTTTTGCGCTTCCAGCTTATATATTCTATCAATTATTTTCATTTATTTCTGAATTTGTAATTAGGATTTCAGATTTTATATTAAAGACATTCTTTAAAACTGAAGGTGATGCAGTAGAATTGGCTTTGACAAAAGTCGAGTTGGGGAATTTTATTACAGAGCAAATGGAGTCTGTCGAAGAACACGATGAGGTGGATAGCGAAATTCAAATATTTCAGAATGCACTTGAATTTACTGAAGTAAAAGCTCGCGAAGTTATGGTGCCGCGTACCGAAATAACAGCAATAGATATTTCGGATTCTATTGAAAATTTACGTCAGTTGTTTGTAGATACTGGATACACTAAAATTTTGGTTTATAAAGATTCGATGGATGATATTTTAGGTTATGTACATTCTTTTGAGTTATTCAAAAAGCCAAAAAGTATCAAGTCTATTTTAATAAAAGTAGTATTTGTTCCAGAAACAATTTTGATTAAAGATGTACTAAATTTATTGACCAAAAAGCGTAAAAGTATTGCTGTAGTTATCGATGAGTATGGAGGTACATCAGGCGTTATGACCGTTGAAGATATAATAGAAGAGTTATTCGGTGAGATTGAAGATGAGCATGATAGCGTAGCTTTAACGGAAGAGCAACTTGCTGAAGATAGTTATAATTTTTCAGCCAGATTAGAAGTCGATTATCTTAACGAAACCTATAAAATCAATCTTCCTGAGGGAGAATCCTATGAAACTTTAGGTGGATTAATTGTCAATCATACCGAAGAAATTCCTCAGTTAAAAGAAACGATTATTATCAAAAACTTTAAGTTTACAATAACAGAGGTTTCATCAACAAAAATTGATAGTGTTCATCTTAAATTAATACCTGAAGATTAA
- a CDS encoding SurA N-terminal domain-containing protein: MAVLNKIRQRSLVLILVIALALFAFVIGDVFRNLDSNGGPQDIIATVNGEDIKREPFMFAVQNMQQRTGPNTSETQVKNNIYNQELRRIIMNSEFEKLGLTVEKDKMRQLLETSFGNYPEFQNQDSIFDVNKLNAFIANLKDIQPQGAPLSTFTINYAQWTNNEQSLANNSLTQQYYNLVKAGVNATVTEAEDDYAAGAQTLDLKYVQVPYTTIADSLVTVTKSDIKSYMERNKETYKVDATREVLFVEFKEEASVEDEDAIKSELLALRSDRPEFNETTKAVDTVFGFDNTKNIEAFVNSNSDIKYSADFFRPAQLGAAKDSLSNTAIGEYYGPYKDAGYYKYSKVLDKASKADSVKVRHILIPFAGASSAGPDVVKTNEEAKATADSIYNVLKGNRSKFTDLLELSSDKVSNEKEGVIEFAYNQGFAPAFKAYSFDNKKGDMGVVETSFGHHIIEILDQTAFNNTLQLATVARKIEPSEKTNDDVFNAKQKFEIAAETGDFRELAAERNLAVKPVTFKELDENIPGLGSQRQVVRWAFDNETKVGDYKSFTVAGVGFIVAQLVDVNEEGLMSVDDATATVSTAVRNEKKAEMIREKITAGALADIATAQGQTVKSATGVTMSNTTLSGAGAEPKVIGAAFGLQEGEVSKPIDGNRGVYVLEVTKVNEATKLENYAAIIARLSNTRKNGVQTKVYSALEAAAEIEDNRAKTVY, encoded by the coding sequence ATGGCAGTTTTAAATAAAATCAGACAGCGTTCGCTAGTATTAATTTTAGTAATCGCATTGGCATTATTTGCTTTTGTTATTGGAGATGTTTTTAGAAACTTAGATTCTAATGGCGGTCCTCAAGACATTATAGCAACAGTAAACGGTGAAGACATCAAAAGAGAACCATTTATGTTTGCAGTGCAAAATATGCAGCAACGTACAGGTCCAAATACTTCAGAAACTCAAGTAAAAAACAATATTTACAACCAAGAGTTAAGACGTATAATAATGAATTCTGAGTTCGAAAAATTAGGGCTAACTGTTGAGAAAGATAAAATGCGTCAATTGTTAGAAACAAGTTTTGGTAATTATCCAGAGTTTCAGAATCAAGACAGTATTTTTGATGTTAATAAGCTTAATGCGTTTATTGCCAACTTAAAAGATATTCAGCCACAAGGTGCGCCTTTAAGTACTTTTACTATCAATTATGCGCAGTGGACTAACAATGAGCAATCATTAGCTAATAACTCATTAACGCAACAGTATTACAACTTAGTAAAAGCTGGTGTCAATGCAACTGTAACTGAAGCTGAAGATGATTATGCAGCTGGAGCTCAAACTCTAGATTTAAAATATGTTCAAGTTCCATATACAACGATTGCAGACAGTTTAGTGACTGTAACCAAGTCAGACATTAAGTCGTACATGGAAAGAAACAAAGAAACTTACAAAGTAGATGCTACTAGAGAAGTTTTATTTGTTGAGTTTAAAGAAGAAGCTTCTGTTGAAGATGAAGATGCTATTAAATCTGAACTTTTAGCTCTAAGAAGCGATAGACCAGAATTTAATGAAACAACTAAAGCTGTTGACACTGTATTTGGTTTTGATAACACTAAAAATATCGAAGCTTTTGTAAATTCTAATTCTGATATTAAATATTCAGCTGACTTTTTTAGACCTGCGCAATTAGGTGCTGCTAAAGACAGTTTGTCAAATACAGCTATTGGCGAATATTATGGGCCATATAAAGATGCTGGTTACTACAAGTATTCTAAAGTATTAGATAAGGCAAGCAAAGCTGATTCTGTAAAAGTACGTCACATTTTAATTCCTTTCGCTGGTGCATCTAGTGCTGGACCTGATGTTGTAAAAACAAATGAAGAAGCAAAAGCAACGGCAGACAGTATTTACAATGTATTAAAAGGTAACCGTTCTAAATTTACAGATTTATTAGAATTATCTTCTGATAAAGTGAGTAATGAAAAGGAAGGTGTTATAGAATTTGCATACAACCAAGGATTTGCACCTGCTTTTAAAGCGTATTCTTTTGATAATAAAAAAGGAGACATGGGTGTAGTTGAAACAAGTTTTGGTCACCACATCATCGAAATACTAGACCAAACAGCTTTCAATAACACATTACAATTAGCAACTGTAGCACGTAAAATAGAGCCTTCAGAAAAAACAAACGATGATGTTTTTAACGCAAAACAAAAATTTGAAATTGCTGCTGAAACAGGAGATTTTAGAGAATTAGCTGCTGAGCGTAATCTTGCTGTTAAGCCAGTAACTTTCAAAGAGCTTGACGAGAACATTCCTGGATTAGGAAGTCAAAGACAGGTAGTGCGTTGGGCATTTGATAACGAAACTAAAGTTGGTGACTACAAGAGTTTCACAGTAGCTGGTGTTGGTTTTATTGTTGCACAGTTGGTTGATGTTAATGAAGAAGGTTTGATGAGTGTAGATGATGCTACTGCTACAGTAAGTACAGCTGTTCGTAATGAGAAGAAAGCAGAAATGATTCGTGAAAAAATTACTGCTGGTGCATTAGCTGATATTGCTACTGCACAAGGACAAACTGTAAAATCTGCAACTGGAGTTACAATGAGTAACACTACTTTATCTGGTGCAGGTGCTGAACCTAAAGTAATTGGTGCTGCATTTGGATTACAAGAAGGTGAAGTTTCTAAGCCTATTGATGGAAATAGAGGTGTATATGTTTTAGAGGTTACTAAAGTAAATGAAGCTACTAAATTAGAAAACTATGCTGCTATAATAGCACGTTTAAGTAATACTCGTAAAAACGGTGTACAAACTAAAGTATATTCTGCACTTGAAGCTGCTGCCGAAATTGAAGATAATAGAGCAAAAACAGTATACTAA